In Chitinophaga sp. H8, the sequence TTTTTATTTTTAACCACGAATTTTTATGATAATTGCCACTTGCTGTTACATAACGATATCTGTTTCAGGTGCAAGGGCATGGTATATTTGTTCATCAGGTACCAGCACAGACCATGGCGTACCCGCTGTTATTTTCTTCAAAGGAGTTCCTCTGTTACTATACATAATAAATGACGTAACGTAATCCACATAATCCTGCTGTTCTATCAATTGCAATACGGACGACATCATGATAGTTCCTCCAAAGGTGATATCCTGCTGCCCGTTAAATGCCCAGGGAGATAAGAACCGGAGTACAGCCATTTTAAGTTCCTGTTTGTAAAAATTAGCATCTTTACCTGCTGCAAAAGCCACATTTCCTTCAAAACTGACACCTTCGTAGATGGGGTTTACCGTACTTACGTTTACAAAATGGGAAGTGCGTAATTTCAGATACTCTTCTATTTCACGCAACAATATGCTGCTGGCGCGGGGTCTGAGTTTTCCTGCCAACGGATGAGTATCTGTTTTGGGGATTACTGCGATGGTTACATATCCTGGCGCTTTTACACTCACCAGATCATTTTTCCCATTGAGGCGGAATTGTGTATGTGGAATACATTTTACTTTATGAATGTCAGGAAAGGCATCCAGTATCAACCGCTCATAATCATATACATTAATAGCCCTTCCTTTATGCCTTAGCCGTTCGCTGCTGCGTATATTAAAATCTTCCGGTTCTTCCGGCATACGCCCTCCAAATGAAGGATAAGGCTGCACTATTTTCTTAATTGCACTGTCAGGGACGACCAAACTACTGATTACCTTGGACGACAAAGGAATACTGAGCCTGGCAGGATCATTACCCTGATCTGTAAATACCAGCCGTGTTCCCTGTGCTGCTACCAGAATACCTTCACAGATGGCTGCCGTATATTGGTTAACAGACACCTTCAGCCAATGATAACCTGCAGGCAATACTGTGTGGACGGTATCTGCATCCCAGGGAAGTGAAATAGTTATAATACCTGAAGTAAGCAATCCTTTTGTATCATCACGAATGAGATGAATATCTTTTTGCAGGGGCTGCCAGTTATTACCTACCAGGTACGCCCATACAGGAGTTGCCGCTGAAGCGAGATCCGGATTGGCTGTAAATACTGCCAATTGGAAGAATAATGCGAGCTGACTTCCCGGTATAGCGCCAGACAATCCTATCAATAAGGTTCCTTCATCTTCCACAACAGGTAATAAAGTGCAGCTGCCTGGAGTGACCACTACGCCATTACTTTCTTCAAACGGATATAACTGAAAACAGGTGATATCCGAAGGGCTACCGGTACTGGCTGTATAACTGAGGCTCAACTGCTTAATTGTTGGGGTATAGGGTACATTAGGCAATGGATTTGCAGCTACTTCAGCGGCAGTAATACCAGGCTTTCCAAGCGCCAGCAAGGTCTGGGCCAATAAACCAGGATATTGCTGGTGAAAGAAATCCTGTGGAGATAATTTTAAGCGGATAAATCCTTCTATAGAAGTATTGGTATAAGGCAATAACGGTTGTTCATTTTTTAACAAACGATCGTATGGGGTCAGGGCAAACTGCGTGGTACTTAATAATGTATTGTCTGAAGCTTCCGCAAAAAGGCCTTTCTCATCTGCCGGGGCTGTCCATACGCCATTCTTTAACGCATCCACCTGTACCTTAAAGGAAGTATTATCAACTGTGGGTGTGTAGGCTACATAATAGGTACCGAATTTCTTTACTGCATTTAACCCTTCCCATTCCATGGATAATGTCAGCGAAGTAAGGGGCTTACGAAAAGCCTCCTCATTACCTATGTAAAAATTACTTCCATTTAGCGGTACACTGGTAAAAGGCGAAAAAGGTTTGCTCGCATCTATCTGACCATTATCATTACTAAGCAGATTGTTTTTTAAACCATTTGCTCCCACTTCAATAGCAATACTATCACAAGCTGCCTTACTTAGCTCATCATACCACTTGACAGACTGGTCGTTCAATTGATATTGCGCCTGCTGGTTAAACAGTATTTGTACCATTGGCTCTTTTAAAGGATAACCGGTTTTCCACTTTTTGGGGTCCGCTGCCACCAATGGAGGATCAGCAGGCTGTAATTCCAGATAGATTTTTAGCTCCGGGGCGGTATAAGTAATCGTTGGACTGGTGGCCGGTGCTACCCATTCCTTATCAGTAGAATATCGAACCTGTAATAATGCGGGAAGGATAGCTGCAGGCAGTGTAGTCTGTAAAGCAGATAACCGGATTCGTATCGTTACTGTACGCATACCTTCCTGCAATAACAATATAGGTGCAGCTACTAACAGACCTGTACTGGCAAATGGAAATAGTCTGGTACCGACATCAGGATTACTTTTGTCAATAAAGTATTGTTTATTTCCTAATAAAGGCCAGCTATTGTTTGTTTCATCCTGAAAAGACGCACCTGCCCCATCTGCACTATTGGCCACAGGGGCTATAAAAAGCGTGGAGTGTTCATCCTTGTATAAAGTGCGTAGCTGCGCTATCATTGCCTGGTTGAAGACCCCTTCCTGCTCCATGGCAAAGCTCAGGTCTTTACCCGTTTTGTCCTTACCTGCCTTGAATGCGGTACCAGCCGGTAACAACCTGCTGTTTACCTGTTGTGCCAATGCGATCAATACATGTACATGATCAGGTTGAGCCGGACGTTCTTTCAATTGCAGAATTTCCCGGTAAAAAAAGTCGAGGTGCTTTCCGGTAAACCGGTTCATCTCTGTCCTGACATTATCGAACAACTTCAAAAAAGCATATAATAACCCCAGGTGGGGTGGATGCTTTTTCAGGTCTCCTCCGCTAAGGGCTTTATCAAAATTATCTGCTGCCGCTGTCTGCAATTGCATCACCCCGTTATACCCAATGTTAAACAATTCATCCAGGGTGGCTAATGCTTTTATGTGTTGGCGGCGGGGATAGTTATTTAACCTGTTTAGTTCCTGATCACTGCTCACCAGTTTGTCAATGGTGAGGCCCCAGGCATCATTTTCTTTCAGGTGGTTAATGCTGAACAACCGGGAGACAGATTTTTCAGATCCTGCTTCAATAGAATTGGTTAATGCAATCAGGCGGAATAATCCTTTACTGAAGTCGGTACGGATAAGCGCATCCAGTATACGGTATAAAGTCTGATCATTGACATTTGTTTGTGCCGGGTCATACAAACTCGTGTACCAGCTATTTAATTGCAGCATCACTGCCAGTACCTGATTTATAACCGGCCATAGCTGGCCTGCATCAAATCCACTTTCGTATCCTTTGCGGGCTTTATCATAAGCATTTTTGAGTGATGCAACCGGAAACTCATGTATGATCGCATACTGAAAAGGCGCATTGTTGCGGAAAAAATCCTGCCAGTCACCTGATGGCAGCAATACATCATTATTACTTTCAGGAGATGATGCCTCATAATACAGGACATATCTGGCATAACGATATATAAAACTTAGTAATTCCTGGGGTTTCCGTTCATCCATACTTACATAACTATCCCGGAGCGCCTCGGATGTACGTTCCCATTGGCTTATACCGTCCCGGATTAAGGGGTGAACTATGTGCTTGTTACTGCTCATAATGTGCTGGAACCTGTTTTAGCTTCGTTAGGTTGCATATCTTTCAGATAGAAATCATATACAAAATTGGATCTTGAATTAGTCGTTAATATGCGGTAACTGATCTCAATCCTCAGAAATCCCTGTATGGCATCCCAGAAGTCTGCCTGGGATACTGAAATGTCCTCCATTTCAATACGGGGCTCATAATACAGAATGGCGTTTTCTACCGTGTCTTTTATAAATCCGATAAGGGTGTTGCTCATGGATTCAAACTGATAGTCCGACAGGTTACAGCCAAACTGTGGTTGCATCACCCTTTCGCCAAAGCTGGTAGACAACAGTATTTCCAGACTTTGTTCTATATCTTCTTTGGCGGCTACCATTTGCACATAACTTTCCTTTACGCTTCCCCATTCATCCGTGGCCTTTATAAAAGCCGGAGGGAAAGCCCATCCTCTACCTAAAAAATCATTTTCCTCATTCATACTATTTATGTTTACGATGCTGTTTGTTGTACCGGTGATATGTATTATCCTCCAATCATCACAGTAGGTTGCCCTATCATAATCGTACCGCCATGCGCAGTCAGATCTCCCATGCGTGCAGCAGGCTTACCTCCTATCAGCACCGTCGCAGATCCCTGAACGATGACATCGGGAGGGCCTGTGCAAACCAGCATATCTCCCACTACTGCTGCGGGCATACCTCCAATCAGTACGGTGGGCACTCCTGGGCCCGTTACGGGTCCTCCTACATGAGGAACCGGTCCGGTAAACATCGGGCACACATGCATATCTGTTAGTCTGGCTGCTGGAGGCATATACGTTTCAGTTTATTTTGATTATTCCACCCTTGAGCTCCAACATGGCCGAAGCACTCAGTTTGGCGGTAGCCTGGGCATTCATTTCCATAGTGGCCTGAGAACTGAGTTTCATCGTAGCCCCTGTTGCACTAAAATCACCAGTAGCTTTCAGCGTCATCTTCCCCGCAGCTTCCAGGGTGATATCTGCAATACTTTTAATGGTAATCCCTCCTGATTCCATCTTGATACTGTTACCATGCTGGTCAGTGATATTAACAGTCTGGTCCTGCTCGCTTAAAGCTATTTTATTACCAGCCGGGGTTTCCAGTTGCATCACTTTATTTTCATCATCATACATCACTTTCATCTGGCTGCGGGTAACCAACCCTTTAATATGATTCGTATCCTGTGCTGTTAAGGGAGCCACTTTATTACTGCTATGTAACATACCAAGTACCACAGCAAAGCGGGGATCTTCATTGACAAAGCCTACAATTACTTCGTCTCCTATTTCAGGCCGGAAGAAAAATCCCCGGTTATTGCCGGCATCCAGCGACGCCGTTCTGGCCCAGGTACCTTTAGCCTGATTATCTACCAAAGGGAGCTTTACCAGTATACGATGTTCTCCATCCGGATCATTTTCCAGCTGCACAACTACCCCTATCTGTAATCCCTGTACAGCTGGTAATAATCCTGCTGCCGGTGTTTCTACAATATCTTCCTGCTGATGAAACCACCCAGGCGATAGTCCTATCTGCAACTGGGTAACCCATACTCCATCACCATGCTCATGCCGGACTCCTGTAATAAATACCAGTCCATTAAACCGGTTGCCCATACCTTTTAGCGCAATGGTATCACCCGGTTTTACCAGGGGGCTACCCTTTATCTTTACCCGGCCTCTTACCTGCGACATACGGCTTTTAAGCAGACAGGCATCTGCCCAGGCTTTTAGTTCTGCAGTACTTAATAACCCACTATGCCGGAGTTGAAAATCAGCAGGTGATACTGCTTTGGCCAATTCACTTCCAGACAGATTACCTGGTGCCTTAAACGGATCACCTTGCGCATCTGATGACGCCAGGGCCTGTCCGGCATAATCCCAGGCAGCAGCATTTACCTGTTGCCATTGGGTACGGGCATCCATTTCCATCTCCATTTCTTCAATGGTAGCGCCATAGATTAAAGTAAGCACAGGAGAAGCCGCCAGTTCCGGCGCAATCACATCCACCTTGCCGTCATTAACGAGTACCAGCCGGCTATTCACTTCCGCCCGACTGAGTATAAAATCCCAATCCGTACAGTAATACTGCACGAGTTCCTTATGTGTTACATCCGTAGCCTTCACATTGCCGGATACACCGGCAGCCTGTAATACGGTACTGATCGCATCGCTATCCTTTACATTTTCAAAGTATTTGTTTTTCCGCCCTAGTGTGAGCTTTACACAAGCGTCTCTGCAATCCAGTAGTAAACAGGCCCCTCCGTTTTCACTTGCGCGAATGGCATGCTTTACAATCAGTCCTTCAAATAATGATTGTGCCTTCCCTCCCTGGCTGATCTTTAACTGGATCTTATTACCAGGTATAAAATCAGCAGATTCGCTCACTGCAAATTTTTCTGCAGCTGCATCTCCGTCCATAATCAGGATTCTTGCAGTGGGTACCTTATTCACCTCCCGGTTAATGGTAACAGATTGAAGTGTATAAGCCGATTCTTTTACACGGGAGCCATTAACATAGATCTCTACTTCTGTATAGTCCAGGGAGCCTGGTACAGGTATCACTCTTTCTTGTGTATTTTCTCCAGCCATTATGTTTTTACTGTTTGGTTCTCAGATACTTGCCTTATTGGTGGAAATACCAGCTCATCTCCGGCACGAAGCGGTCTGAAACTCACCAGGTTATTGGCTTTAGCCACTTTCATATAATGCGTAGCATCACCATAACTCCTATACGTGAGTAATGGTAAGCTGTCTCCATTGGTGATTTTAATAACCCTGGTAAGATCAGGAGATTTTTTCTTCTCCTTTTCCACCCTTTTTTCCGGCGCGATATATTGGGTAAAAGTGGCACTTATTTTAGCTCTCAGTGGGGTCCCCTGGGGATTAAACAATACATAATTTATTTCCAGGGAAGCCAATACACAGTCAAACACAAAAAAGCTGCCCCACACAATCTTTAGTATACCCGGCCGGTGGGATTCTCCCTGCATATTGTACACCACTTTCACTAGCTGGTCAATTTGTTTGGGCACTGGTGTACCATTTAGAATATTCCCTTCAATAGTGCCCGTATTATCCAGTGTAAAGTCCAGTTTTAGTTGTTCCGGTGCGGTTCCTTTGTATTTAGGTGCACCACCCTGATTACCGGCAGTAGCGCCGCTTTCATTTTCTATTTTATAGGTCCGTGCATAGGATTCCGGGTTTACAGGAATGGTAAAGCTGATCCCCATTTCGTCCTGTTGTTTTTTATCCAGGAAGCCTTTAATGACGATCTTTTCTACATTGGCTTTTTCGCTAGGCATTATCTTTCTTTTTGCACTTTTAATATTTCCAGCACCCGTTCCACACAGATCTGGATGATCGCTTCCTTAGGAGCTTCCTGTTGCCCGGCAGCTCCTTTCCCTTCTTTTCCCATTTCATTTTCCACCACAGCTTTAATAACGAGTTCTCTGATCTCCACCGGCATGATCGTTCCCTTATTTAAACGTGAAATAATTATAGTTCAGCTCAAATGTTTCAATCAGTATTTCGCCTTTGTCTGCATTAAGATCAGCTACTTTCCAGCTTTTGGGCCAGGCATGATGTACATTCCAGGTCATTAATGGTTTATGTTGTTCATTCAGCAGATTAATGACAATATCTACCGGCGAAAATTCAAAATTGTTAAATGCCTGTAAGCACCACTCTGTAATCTGGGTGTCGCCTGATTTAAAAATCCCCCGTCGCAGTACCAGATCAGAACATTTGTTCCTTACAGGGATCACATGTTCAAAACGGTTTTCACCACCTTCTTTCAGCGTATCCGTTTGTAAGCTGTAATTCAACCCGGACACTGATTGGAAGTACATGTCATTCGCTACTTTGCTCCTGAATCCAAAAGTCACATCAAAGTGAAACCCTACCGGAGGATACAGTTTACTTTCCATACTGATTATTTTTAAGGCTAGCGATGTTCGACCTCAAGCCCTTCATGTACCAGTTCTACAGTTTCAATAGCAATTTCATTGGCATCGGCTTTCAGATCTGCTGCCTGTACTTTTATGGGCCATGCATTTTTTATTTTCCAAACAATAATAGGTGCGTGGGTTTCATCCAGCAGGCTGATGGTAATATCCCTGCGGTATTTTCCATTTTGCTCCTGGAAAAACTTGGTTTCTTTCCACCATTCAAAATATTCGTTGTCTGATTTAAAAGTGCCTCTTTTAAGCGTGATATTGCTGTATTTCTGTAGCCCGGGTTGTTTGGTTTTATGATATTCAGGGCTGGCACCATGACGGTATTCTATCGCTTCGGTTTCTACAGTAAGACCGGTCACTTCCGTGAATCCGATATTAGCCCCACCCCATTGTACCTGGAAATGAAATTTTGGTAATGGATAATTTGCCATTGTAATTGTTTTTTAAGATTTGGTTCTCAGTAGTTACTTTACTTCACAAATTCTGGCGGCCAATGCAGCCTTATATGCAGCTTCCAGTGATTCTTTTTTAGATTGGGCAGCTAGTCGTTTAACAGTTTCAGCATCCCGGGCTGTTTTTGCTTTATTCATCTCTTCCTGGGCAGTAGCTGCCAGCCCTTCCACATTTTCCTTAAACTTATGGAAACCAGCCAGCGGATATTGCTCCCCGTTTACTTCCATGTCTTTAGCACAACCGCATAAATCCGGGCTTTGCCCTGTCAGCAGTATTTGTTTCAAAATCTCCAATACACTTACCAACCCGTCTTTATCTTCATCTTTAGCACTTATTAACGCTTTGAACAAATCAGTTTCCTCCTGCACCTGCTGCATTAATGTACTTACCAATACTTTTACCTGCTCGATAGCTTCATCTACCGCTTTCTTTAATTCATCCAGGATAGCTACAATGGAGTTGGCATTTTTCCTGGGAAGTTTAGGATCTATCTGATCATTAAATTCTTTTAATGTGATCATCAGGTCTTCTGTATAGTCAAGGTGCTGATGTGTTTCATACACCAGCCATCTTACCGCTTCCATCCCTCTGCCTGCGTTGGTGCTTACTTTCTTTCCCTGTTCCAGGGTTCTGGACAACTCATCATAATACACACCACCCAGTCGGTATGTTTCTGTTACCTGGTCCTTCATCACTTTTAGTCCACCAGCCCATATCGTTGCTTTATCCAGTTTTGCATTGAATTGCCCTTCCCTGGCAGCAGCCTCTGCAAAAACCTGCAAAGCCTTTTCCATTTCTCCTTTTAAATGGGCTATATATTCCTGCACGCTACTGTTAGTGCAATTTTTTTCCGTATCGTTTGCCATTTTTATGAATGTTTTGAGGTGAATGAATGATCGTGTTGCAACACTGTCATACTGGTCATGAATTAAATTCAGCTTCGGCAGCAGCGGCAATTTCAGTCAGTGAAGTGCTGGGCTTCCAGGCTTCATCTTTCATAAAATCGACGACAACTCCCCAGCTGGTTTTTTCGGCACCATAGTAGTATTTGTCCGCCATGGCATCGCTTTGTTTCTCTTTGGCGTCTCCCAGTTTCTTTCTGGAATCTTCATGACTTGTTTGCAATTTTTTAATATTATCCTCTACATCCTTAATCAGGGCAGCACCCGTTATACTTACTTTATCGGCCAGTGGCGTCAGGCTGCCTACATTAATAAATGTATTGATAGCTGAAACCTTTACTACCCATTCAGACAGATCATCCGCCTTATTAGCCAGTGCTTTTGCCTTTCGAAGTATTTCTTTTACTTTTTCCGTTAATGCTTTCTTTTTCTCATCATCAGATTTCCCCTTACCTGGCTCTGATTTACTTTTATCATTTCCTCCTTTCTGGAGTGCCTGGTTAATAATGGTTTGTTCTTCGCCATTGCATGATTCACTCACCGCGTCACTGAGCTTACGAGCCAGTTCCTGCACTTGTTTTTGTTTGTTTTTGGTGTCTTTTATAGCCTGAACCACCAGCTTAAAATCTGTATTGATCATGGTATCATATTTCTTGGATATTTTACCTACGGTGTCTTTAAACCGTACCACATCTTTAGAAATACAGCAAGTGATCCGCTGGTTTATTTTATTATATTCTGACAATGCTTCTGCTATTTTATCCTGTGTTTGCTGTACACTTTCTACAGACTTATACATGGTACAGGCATTAGTGTCATTTACCTTGTCTGCAGAAATAGCGGCGGTACTACTTGATTCGGCTTTTACCAACAGGTCTTTTATTACCTGCTGGTAGTAAGAAGGGTTGCCTGTGCGGGGACCAGGGTGATTAGCTTCCTGGGTTGGGGTATTTACATTTCCGTCTTGCATTTGGGGTAGTTTTTGAAGTGAATGTTAAAAGCAGACTAGGATTCCTGCATTTTGTGGCTGAATTTCAGGATAATGAATTCTGCAGGTCTAACTACTGCCAACCCAATTTCAACAATCATTCTGCCTTCCAGAATATCAAATGCTGTCATGGTTTCATTCAATCCCACTTTTACATAAAAAGCATGTTCAGGTTTTACACCTGCCAGTGCGCCAGCACGCCATTGATTGATCAGGAAATTTTCTATCATGGCCTTGGTTTTCACCCAGGTATTGGCATCGTTTGGCTCAAACACAAATTGCTCCGTAGCTTTTTTAGTAGATTCTTCTACCATATTGAAGTACCTGCGTACGGATATATACCGCCATTCATTACTGTTGCCGTCCATAGTGCGGGCGCCCCATACCTTAATCCCTCTACCTGGAAAAAAGCGAATTGCATTGATAGAGATCCCGGCGTCTTCATCCACATTCAGGGTTTCCTGTATTTTATCATTGATATCACAGGTAATACCTGATACTGCACTTAATGATTCATTAGCCGGAGCTTTCCATACCCCTCTCATATTATCTACCCGGCAGTAAACACCTGCTATAGATGCGCTGGGAGGCAGATAAATGGAAAAACTATCTACCGCGAGCTTCACATTTGCTTTCTGCAGGCTGTTTAACTCGTCAAAAGTCTTATCTGTATTATCTACTATTATTTTTATGGCACTATCTGTCCGGTAGTAATTAAAAGTAGACCGGATATTGGGGAAATATACCGCCCCATATCTACGAAAAGCAGCATCTTTATTCAGGGAATTACGGAATTCCTGCGCAAGTGCCAAAATATCTCCGGCAGTTTTTAAAGTACGGGCATCTTTATGCATATCCATAATCACAAAACGATCCATCAGGTCCACACACTGGTCAAGCGCATTCCCTGTTATGGTAAAGTAGGTATCCTTATCCATACCCTGCCCTTCAGGCACAATGATCAGCGTTGGCTCATCCAGCTTTTTCAGCTCTTCCAGTCCGTTTAAAAACGGTGTAGCATCTGAGATCACCGTACCTATTGCAGTAAATCCGCCAACAGAAATAATGTAACAAGGTCCACCCCCATTTTCAAAAAACTGTTGCATAGCATAATACAGGATATGCCTGGAAGGCCCTTTCCCGTCTGTCCAGTCAAAATCTACATTATACCGGACACCTTTAGGAGTGGTTTCAATGTTGACGACCAGATTTTCTTCCGGTTGTGCCTCACCGAAAACGTCTACATATTCCATCAGGGAACTGATACGTACCGGTTTTAACGTCATATCTTCTCCATCCTTTTTAGCTTTTTCTGTAAAACCAATAAAGGCAGGAATTGCTGTTTGCACCTCTGTGATCGAAGGGGGGAATTTAGAGATCTCTTCTACATACACACCAGGTGTCTTGTATGGTTTTGCCATAGTTTACAATTTTATTTTTGTGAGCATTGTGTCAGCATAAATTCTTTCCGCATCTGCTATCAGCAGATTGCCATCTGGGTTGGGCAATACGGTACCCTGGTAAGTGATCTTCCGGAAATCCTGTTGCATGCCAAAAGGATCCGTGCGGCATATAACTGCTTTGCTGCCAGTGGCAGTAGTTTTAGTCCAGCCTGCGTCCGGTGCACCGGGATCTTCTTCCTGGAAGATATATCTCCAGTAGGCTGTACGACTTAGAAAACGCAGTTCAAACACCGGGTGCACAGCAGGTGCAGGTAACTGAACAAGATCTCCATCCGGATTCAGTAAACTAAACCCATTTGCTTCGGTTTGTACAGCCAGGTCTATAATACCCAGCGTATCGGGTTGGTAAAGTTCCCGATGCAGCAACACCTGATAAATCCGGTTATAACCATTAGCTGCCGTGATGGTCAGCGTATACCAGCCATTCGGTAAGCGGTTACCATTAGTATCTTTATTCCAGTCAAGGGTCACCTCTTGCAGCGTATCATTACTATGCATAATAATTTGTTTTTTCACCGTTCCATCCTGTAAAAGAGTGAAGGCGGCCTCCTGCAAATTCCGTTCATCCAACCGGCATCTAAAAGAAAAAGGCAACAGATGACGGTCCTGCTCGCTGATGCAATAGTGTTCAGGCCAGGCAGCCCAGCCTTGCATAGCTGTAGTGGTATTGGTAATAGCTCTGCTGGATACACCATTCACGGTGGCCAGCTCTCCCATTTCGTAAAAACGGCCTTCTTCAAATTGTTGCATCGGCTGCGATAAGGAGGGATATACCTTCCCCGTCGTAGTATCATCATTGGTGAAATAAAATGCAGCGGGCAATACAGTTTGCAGGCGCATGTTGCTCCGGTTATTCCAGTAACGTTTTTTTACCTTTATCCTGAACTCTAAGCGTAAGCCGGCCGAAGGGGTGATAACCGGCACATGTCTTTCCACGCCAGCCGTCACTACGCGGCGAATGGCCATGCCTAATACCAGTCCCTGTGCAGTCTGTCGCCATACTATTTTATGCCCGCGAAGTTGTGCCGCTGTTGCAGGAGTAGGTTCCAGCAAAATATCATTCATAAGACTATATCTTCCTGCATCCACCACACTTTCCAGCCTGACGGTACGGTCTGTTTCGGAAAGGTCATAAAAGGCGGTACTTCCCTGATCCAGGTAAAAGTTATGCAGGAAGTTAACTGCTGCCAAACGCCGGTATGTAATTGAAAATGCCATTACTATTTACTTAGCTGATATATGGGGTGCCATCCTGGCCTGTTATGCTTTCTATGAGTGATCCAGAAGCAGTAGTCCTGTTTTCTGTGATTCTTACTAACCTGATTTTGTATAATACAGCAGGTGCTTGTTTCCCGCCCAGCGATCCCCATAAATGGTTGATCTGTTCAAAAGAGAGGGAAAACATTTCCAGGTGCAGCTGCATCTCTGTATAGTTCTCCCTTAATAACAGGGTATCTTCCTGGAAAGGGGCATTACTGATAGAGAAGCTGTTTTTACTTTGAAAAAACTGGATCACATTGGACAACCGCAGCAGTGATTTTTCATAATCGTCTTTATAATGTGCAGATACCAGCATGTAGAGGTTCAGAAAAACAGGTGGATTACGGTAGCTTACTCCTTGCAAAGTGCGGTAAGCTGCGGGAGTGTTTTTCAGGGTAGCTTCCTCTTCAATATTCACCAGGCTCATAACAATATTCGGTTCAAAATCAGGTTTATTATCTGATTCCAGGGTGGCAACATTTGCCAGTTT encodes:
- a CDS encoding GPW/gp25 family protein encodes the protein MNEENDFLGRGWAFPPAFIKATDEWGSVKESYVQMVAAKEDIEQSLEILLSTSFGERVMQPQFGCNLSDYQFESMSNTLIGFIKDTVENAILYYEPRIEMEDISVSQADFWDAIQGFLRIEISYRILTTNSRSNFVYDFYLKDMQPNEAKTGSSTL
- a CDS encoding PAAR domain-containing protein yields the protein MPPAARLTDMHVCPMFTGPVPHVGGPVTGPGVPTVLIGGMPAAVVGDMLVCTGPPDVIVQGSATVLIGGKPAARMGDLTAHGGTIMIGQPTVMIGG
- the vgrG gene encoding type VI secretion system tip protein VgrG produces the protein MAGENTQERVIPVPGSLDYTEVEIYVNGSRVKESAYTLQSVTINREVNKVPTARILIMDGDAAAEKFAVSESADFIPGNKIQLKISQGGKAQSLFEGLIVKHAIRASENGGACLLLDCRDACVKLTLGRKNKYFENVKDSDAISTVLQAAGVSGNVKATDVTHKELVQYYCTDWDFILSRAEVNSRLVLVNDGKVDVIAPELAASPVLTLIYGATIEEMEMEMDARTQWQQVNAAAWDYAGQALASSDAQGDPFKAPGNLSGSELAKAVSPADFQLRHSGLLSTAELKAWADACLLKSRMSQVRGRVKIKGSPLVKPGDTIALKGMGNRFNGLVFITGVRHEHGDGVWVTQLQIGLSPGWFHQQEDIVETPAAGLLPAVQGLQIGVVVQLENDPDGEHRILVKLPLVDNQAKGTWARTASLDAGNNRGFFFRPEIGDEVIVGFVNEDPRFAVVLGMLHSSNKVAPLTAQDTNHIKGLVTRSQMKVMYDDENKVMQLETPAGNKIALSEQDQTVNITDQHGNSIKMESGGITIKSIADITLEAAGKMTLKATGDFSATGATMKLSSQATMEMNAQATAKLSASAMLELKGGIIKIN
- a CDS encoding CIS tube protein, producing MPSEKANVEKIVIKGFLDKKQQDEMGISFTIPVNPESYARTYKIENESGATAGNQGGAPKYKGTAPEQLKLDFTLDNTGTIEGNILNGTPVPKQIDQLVKVVYNMQGESHRPGILKIVWGSFFVFDCVLASLEINYVLFNPQGTPLRAKISATFTQYIAPEKRVEKEKKKSPDLTRVIKITNGDSLPLLTYRSYGDATHYMKVAKANNLVSFRPLRAGDELVFPPIRQVSENQTVKT
- a CDS encoding DUF5908 family protein; translation: MPVEIRELVIKAVVENEMGKEGKGAAGQQEAPKEAIIQICVERVLEILKVQKER
- a CDS encoding phage tail protein, with amino-acid sequence MESKLYPPVGFHFDVTFGFRSKVANDMYFQSVSGLNYSLQTDTLKEGGENRFEHVIPVRNKCSDLVLRRGIFKSGDTQITEWCLQAFNNFEFSPVDIVINLLNEQHKPLMTWNVHHAWPKSWKVADLNADKGEILIETFELNYNYFTFK
- a CDS encoding phage tail protein; amino-acid sequence: MANYPLPKFHFQVQWGGANIGFTEVTGLTVETEAIEYRHGASPEYHKTKQPGLQKYSNITLKRGTFKSDNEYFEWWKETKFFQEQNGKYRRDITISLLDETHAPIIVWKIKNAWPIKVQAADLKADANEIAIETVELVHEGLEVEHR
- a CDS encoding phage tail sheath family protein, whose product is MAKPYKTPGVYVEEISKFPPSITEVQTAIPAFIGFTEKAKKDGEDMTLKPVRISSLMEYVDVFGEAQPEENLVVNIETTPKGVRYNVDFDWTDGKGPSRHILYYAMQQFFENGGGPCYIISVGGFTAIGTVISDATPFLNGLEELKKLDEPTLIIVPEGQGMDKDTYFTITGNALDQCVDLMDRFVIMDMHKDARTLKTAGDILALAQEFRNSLNKDAAFRRYGAVYFPNIRSTFNYYRTDSAIKIIVDNTDKTFDELNSLQKANVKLAVDSFSIYLPPSASIAGVYCRVDNMRGVWKAPANESLSAVSGITCDINDKIQETLNVDEDAGISINAIRFFPGRGIKVWGARTMDGNSNEWRYISVRRYFNMVEESTKKATEQFVFEPNDANTWVKTKAMIENFLINQWRAGALAGVKPEHAFYVKVGLNETMTAFDILEGRMIVEIGLAVVRPAEFIILKFSHKMQES
- a CDS encoding DUF4255 domain-containing protein; its protein translation is MIDAAFTLLRSQLVAYINSLGDGGDGEAEVKLANVATLESDNKPDFEPNIVMSLVNIEEEATLKNTPAAYRTLQGVSYRNPPVFLNLYMLVSAHYKDDYEKSLLRLSNVIQFFQSKNSFSISNAPFQEDTLLLRENYTEMQLHLEMFSLSFEQINHLWGSLGGKQAPAVLYKIRLVRITENRTTASGSLIESITGQDGTPYIS